From Streptomyces sp. GSL17-111, one genomic window encodes:
- a CDS encoding amino acid adenylation domain-containing protein, with the protein MASFAQRRLWFLDQLAGGSTDSLLPLALRIRGALDVAALERALTGVADRHAVLRTRFVAEDGEPVPHVDPPGSVALERVEAGSAEELFDKELARPLDLAAEHPLRATLTRLGPEEHLLLVVVHHIAVDGWSWDVLLRELDAGYRGEAVAAPELQYADVARAEAERLTGPRMERLLDHWRGRLAGVTPLALPTDRPRPRFWDGAGDVVRFELPAALMADVDRVAREHRATRYMLLLAVYQALLARYSGRSDIAVCTTLADRGQAATAGVIGPFVNTVVLRTDLTGDPTFAELLARVRAGALQDFSHAQAPFDRVVTAVGGERDLSRHPLAQASFTLLNTVPEPARLADLDVSLVRTPLPGTPLDVFLDLSLRANGDVAARLQYATALFDADTMRRFTEGFTELLTAVVAAPEAPLSAPAGRIAPLPGAERARLVALAGADRTAAPAPPFAVRGEPDAVALACGEETVTYGELDALGGGLARALTDAGLTPGTPVGVCLRRGPAAVAALTAIWRAGGVYVPLDPQLPEERLRFMAEEAGVGYVVTDGATGERAAALGRPLVTVESVRPDAGFPHHTPDPDALAYVIFTSGSTGRPKAVGVAHGAIAAHVDAVRTAFGITARDRVLAFSSFSFDASLDQLLTSLGCGATVVLRPDEQWLPGALAAVVARHGVTVLNLPPTYWAELAFSLDDATTAALAPVRLLVLGGETVPAAALTAWRAALPRVRVCNAYGPTETTVTATLHDVTADDDPERTPIGTPLGARRTYVVDAHGELLPEGAPGELLIGGPELARGYLGRPELTADRFVPDPYTGGGGRLYRTGDLVRRLPTGELEFLGRTDDQVKLRGFRIELGEVEAVLRACPGVVAAAAAVRPDGHGGAVLAGYVVAGPDGPVPATELRAHCAGRLPHYAVPSDFVPLETLPVGASGKLDRAALPELRPDRERALGGTEFVAPRDATERVVAEIWQEVLGVDRVGIDDSFFDLGGHSLLATMAVSRIAERLGRAVELRTLFENPRIRAFGPLVAAAREAGTATVVPVDRSGPLPLSFAQERMWFLDRMSDVGDEYVLWFSWRLRGGLDRAAWQGALDDVVARHEVLRTALLEVDGRPVQQVVDGVGVPLAWHPGPRGGTEAERLDAVRTEAVAFATERFDLAAPPMLRAGVWELAGDDHVAVIAFHHVATDGWSKDVLIEELSALYAARREGRPAGLPPVAVQYGDFALWQRERASGGALEPHLRYWERTLADVPVLELPTDRPRPAGWSGRGAAVEVELPAALADGVAALARRHGVTRFVVLLAAVQIVLARWSGQDDVAVGSPVAGRGQVELERLVGLLVNTVVLRGDLAGEPTFEEFLGRVKETALGAHEHQDVPFERLVEELRPERDPARNPLFQVMFDVQESPTGGPRVPGLDVTHFALPWGSAKFDLTATFLLYPDRFALNVEYATDLFDAATVTRFAGHVGQVLASALAAPDTPVARLTMLSAEEYAELAGEPGAGPVHVAEGPPFVPQGAPDAVALVCGEQALSYGELDGLSGGLALALTEAGVRPETPVGVCLRRGVWSVTALAAVWRAGGVYVPLDPQLPPERLRYMVEQAGVRHLVTDAPTAGLAATLGPPPLAVEDVVPAPGAPRHVPHPRELACAIFTSGSTGRPKAVGVEHHAVAAHTRTARAEFGITAADRVMNLASFSFDASLEQILPALSAGAAVVIRPDEVWSVEELAEQVRVHGVTVMEATPSYWEEIVARLDHVADDLASLRLAVTGGETLPAAILDRWFAHLPGVPIQNTYGPTETVISTGSHPVTAPVDGRVPIGRPWGARRAYVVDQRDELVPVSVPGELLVGGPELARGYLGRPELTAQRFVPDPFGGRGGRLYRTGDIVRRLPTGELDFLGRRDDQVKIRGFRIELGEVEAVLEQHPDVHAAAVLVRELGGDRALVGYAAGRVRDPEELAAWCRTQLPGYMVPAAFVVLDTLPRTVQGKLDAAALPAPEPRPAAEFVAPRTPTEVVTAQIWAEVLGVPEVGVHDDFFALGGHSLRAVAAASRLRTAFDCPLQVRDLFEHPTVERLAAEVERQLVDLISAMSDDEIDLSLTADH; encoded by the coding sequence GTGGCGTCGTTCGCACAGCGGAGGCTGTGGTTCCTCGACCAGCTCGCCGGAGGTTCGACGGATTCCCTGCTCCCGCTGGCGCTGCGCATCCGCGGCGCCCTGGACGTGGCGGCGCTGGAACGGGCGCTCACCGGCGTCGCGGACCGGCACGCGGTGCTCCGCACCCGGTTCGTCGCCGAGGACGGGGAGCCGGTGCCGCACGTGGACCCGCCGGGCTCGGTGGCGCTGGAGCGGGTCGAGGCCGGCAGCGCGGAGGAGCTGTTCGACAAGGAGCTGGCCCGCCCGCTGGACCTGGCCGCCGAGCACCCGCTGCGGGCGACGCTCACCCGGCTCGGGCCCGAGGAGCACCTGCTGCTCGTCGTCGTCCACCACATCGCCGTCGACGGCTGGTCCTGGGACGTGCTGCTGCGCGAACTGGACGCCGGCTACCGGGGCGAGGCCGTCGCGGCGCCGGAGCTCCAGTACGCCGACGTGGCCCGGGCCGAGGCGGAGCGGCTGACGGGACCGCGCATGGAGCGGCTGCTGGACCACTGGCGCGGGAGGCTCGCCGGGGTGACGCCGCTGGCGCTGCCCACCGACCGGCCGCGCCCGCGGTTCTGGGACGGCGCGGGCGACGTCGTCCGCTTCGAGTTGCCGGCCGCGCTCATGGCGGACGTCGACCGGGTGGCGCGCGAGCACCGCGCGACCCGCTACATGCTGCTGCTCGCCGTCTACCAGGCGCTGCTGGCCCGCTACTCGGGCCGCTCCGACATCGCGGTCTGCACGACGCTGGCCGACCGGGGGCAGGCCGCGACGGCGGGCGTCATCGGGCCGTTCGTCAACACCGTCGTGTTGCGCACGGACCTGACCGGCGACCCGACCTTCGCCGAGCTGCTGGCCCGCGTCCGCGCCGGCGCCCTTCAGGACTTCAGCCACGCCCAGGCGCCGTTCGACCGGGTCGTGACGGCGGTCGGCGGGGAGCGGGACCTCTCGCGGCATCCGCTCGCCCAGGCGTCCTTCACCCTCCTCAACACCGTGCCCGAACCGGCGCGCCTGGCCGACCTGGACGTCTCCCTCGTCCGGACGCCGCTGCCCGGCACGCCGCTGGACGTCTTCCTCGACCTGTCCCTGCGCGCCAACGGCGACGTCGCCGCGCGCCTGCAGTACGCCACCGCCCTGTTCGACGCGGACACGATGCGGCGGTTCACCGAGGGCTTCACCGAGCTGCTGACCGCCGTCGTCGCCGCCCCGGAGGCGCCCCTGAGCGCACCGGCCGGACGGATCGCGCCGCTGCCGGGCGCCGAGCGCGCACGGCTGGTGGCCCTGGCCGGCGCGGACCGGACGGCGGCGCCCGCCCCGCCCTTCGCGGTGCGTGGCGAGCCCGACGCCGTCGCGCTGGCCTGCGGCGAGGAGACGGTGACGTACGGCGAGCTGGACGCGCTCGGCGGCGGCCTGGCCCGCGCGCTCACCGACGCGGGCCTGACGCCGGGCACCCCGGTGGGGGTGTGCCTGCGGCGCGGCCCGGCCGCCGTGGCCGCGCTGACGGCGATCTGGCGGGCGGGCGGCGTGTACGTGCCGCTGGACCCGCAGCTGCCCGAGGAGCGGCTGCGGTTCATGGCCGAGGAGGCCGGCGTCGGTTACGTCGTCACGGACGGGGCCACCGGGGAGCGGGCCGCCGCGCTCGGGCGACCGCTCGTCACCGTCGAGTCCGTCCGGCCGGACGCGGGGTTCCCGCACCACACCCCCGACCCGGACGCGCTCGCCTACGTCATCTTCACCTCCGGCTCCACCGGGCGGCCCAAGGCCGTCGGCGTGGCGCACGGGGCCATCGCCGCGCACGTCGACGCGGTGCGCACCGCGTTCGGGATCACCGCGCGGGACCGCGTCCTCGCCTTCTCGTCCTTCTCCTTCGACGCCTCCCTGGACCAGCTGCTGACCTCGCTCGGCTGCGGCGCCACCGTCGTGCTGCGCCCCGACGAGCAGTGGCTGCCCGGCGCCCTGGCCGCCGTCGTCGCCCGGCACGGCGTGACCGTGCTGAACCTGCCGCCCACCTACTGGGCCGAGCTGGCCTTCTCCCTGGACGACGCCACGACGGCCGCGCTGGCCCCGGTGCGGCTGCTCGTCCTCGGCGGCGAGACGGTCCCGGCCGCCGCGCTCACCGCCTGGCGGGCCGCGCTGCCGCGGGTGCGGGTGTGCAACGCCTACGGGCCCACCGAGACGACGGTCACCGCGACCCTGCACGACGTCACCGCCGACGACGACCCGGAGCGCACGCCCATCGGGACCCCGCTGGGCGCCCGCCGGACGTACGTGGTGGACGCCCACGGCGAGCTGCTCCCCGAGGGCGCGCCCGGCGAACTCCTCATCGGCGGACCGGAACTGGCCCGGGGCTACCTCGGCAGGCCGGAGCTGACGGCGGACCGCTTCGTGCCCGACCCGTACACCGGTGGCGGCGGACGGCTCTACCGCACCGGCGACCTCGTGCGCCGACTGCCCACCGGGGAGCTGGAGTTCCTGGGCCGCACCGACGACCAGGTCAAGCTGCGCGGCTTCCGCATCGAGCTGGGCGAGGTGGAGGCGGTGCTGCGGGCCTGCCCCGGCGTCGTGGCCGCGGCGGCGGCCGTCCGCCCCGACGGGCACGGCGGCGCGGTGCTGGCCGGGTACGTCGTGGCCGGTCCCGACGGGCCCGTTCCGGCCACGGAGCTGCGCGCCCACTGCGCCGGACGGCTGCCGCACTACGCCGTGCCCTCGGACTTCGTCCCGCTGGAGACGCTGCCGGTGGGCGCGTCCGGCAAGCTCGACCGGGCCGCTCTGCCGGAGCTGCGACCGGACCGGGAGCGCGCGCTGGGCGGCACCGAGTTCGTCGCCCCGCGCGACGCGACGGAGCGGGTGGTCGCGGAGATCTGGCAGGAGGTGCTGGGCGTCGACCGGGTCGGCATCGACGACTCGTTCTTCGACCTCGGCGGTCACTCGCTCCTGGCCACCATGGCCGTCTCACGCATCGCCGAACGGCTGGGCCGCGCGGTGGAGTTGCGCACCCTCTTCGAGAACCCGCGCATCCGGGCGTTCGGCCCGCTGGTCGCCGCCGCCCGCGAGGCGGGCACCGCGACCGTCGTGCCCGTCGACCGCTCGGGGCCGCTGCCCCTGTCGTTCGCGCAGGAGCGGATGTGGTTCCTCGACCGGATGTCGGACGTGGGCGACGAGTACGTCCTGTGGTTCTCCTGGCGGCTGCGCGGCGGCCTGGACCGGGCCGCCTGGCAGGGCGCGCTCGACGACGTCGTGGCCCGGCACGAGGTGCTGCGGACGGCCCTGCTGGAGGTGGACGGCCGCCCGGTGCAGCAGGTCGTGGACGGCGTCGGCGTGCCGCTCGCCTGGCACCCGGGCCCGCGCGGCGGCACCGAGGCCGAGCGGCTGGACGCCGTGCGGACCGAGGCCGTCGCGTTCGCCACCGAACGCTTCGACCTCGCCGCGCCGCCGATGCTGCGCGCGGGTGTCTGGGAGCTGGCCGGGGACGACCACGTCGCCGTCATCGCCTTCCACCACGTGGCGACCGACGGCTGGTCCAAGGACGTCCTGATCGAGGAGCTCTCGGCCCTGTACGCCGCGCGCCGGGAGGGCCGGCCGGCCGGGCTGCCGCCGGTCGCCGTCCAGTACGGGGACTTCGCGCTCTGGCAGCGCGAGCGGGCGTCGGGCGGCGCGCTGGAGCCGCACCTGCGGTACTGGGAGCGGACGCTGGCCGACGTCCCGGTGCTGGAGCTGCCCACGGACCGGCCGCGTCCGGCGGGCTGGTCCGGCCGGGGCGCCGCCGTCGAGGTGGAGCTGCCCGCCGCGCTGGCGGACGGCGTCGCGGCGCTGGCCCGCCGCCACGGGGTGACGCGGTTCGTGGTGCTGCTGGCCGCCGTGCAGATCGTGCTGGCCCGCTGGTCCGGGCAGGACGACGTGGCCGTCGGCTCGCCGGTGGCCGGACGCGGGCAGGTGGAGCTGGAGCGCCTGGTGGGGCTGCTCGTGAACACCGTGGTGCTGCGCGGCGACCTCGCCGGGGAGCCGACGTTCGAGGAGTTCCTGGGCCGGGTGAAGGAGACGGCGCTCGGGGCCCACGAGCACCAGGACGTCCCCTTCGAGCGGCTGGTCGAGGAGCTGCGGCCGGAGCGCGACCCGGCCCGCAACCCGCTGTTCCAGGTCATGTTCGACGTGCAGGAGAGCCCGACGGGCGGCCCGCGCGTGCCGGGGCTGGACGTGACGCACTTCGCCCTGCCGTGGGGCTCCGCCAAGTTCGACCTGACGGCCACGTTCCTGCTCTACCCGGACCGGTTCGCCCTCAACGTCGAGTACGCCACCGACCTGTTCGACGCCGCCACCGTCACCCGCTTCGCCGGGCACGTGGGCCAGGTGCTGGCCTCGGCCCTCGCCGCCCCGGACACGCCCGTCGCCCGGCTGACGATGCTCTCGGCCGAGGAGTACGCGGAGCTGGCCGGGGAGCCGGGCGCGGGGCCGGTGCACGTGGCCGAGGGGCCGCCGTTCGTGCCGCAGGGCGCGCCGGACGCGGTGGCGCTGGTCTGCGGGGAGCAGGCCCTGAGCTACGGCGAGCTGGACGGCCTCAGCGGCGGGCTCGCCCTCGCCCTCACCGAGGCCGGCGTCCGCCCGGAGACCCCGGTGGGCGTGTGCCTGCGGCGCGGGGTGTGGTCGGTCACGGCGCTGGCCGCCGTGTGGCGGGCGGGCGGCGTCTACGTCCCGCTCGACCCGCAGCTGCCGCCCGAGCGGCTGCGGTACATGGTGGAGCAGGCCGGGGTGCGGCACCTGGTGACCGACGCGCCGACGGCCGGGCTGGCCGCCACGCTGGGCCCGCCGCCGCTGGCCGTCGAGGACGTCGTCCCGGCGCCCGGCGCCCCGCGCCACGTCCCGCACCCGAGGGAGCTGGCCTGCGCCATCTTCACCTCCGGGTCCACCGGCCGGCCCAAGGCCGTCGGCGTCGAGCACCACGCCGTCGCCGCCCACACCCGCACCGCCCGCGCGGAGTTCGGCATCACGGCGGCGGACCGGGTGATGAACCTCGCCTCCTTCTCCTTCGACGCCTCCCTGGAGCAGATCCTGCCCGCCCTGAGCGCCGGGGCCGCCGTCGTCATCCGCCCGGACGAGGTGTGGTCGGTGGAGGAGCTGGCCGAGCAGGTGCGCGTCCACGGGGTGACCGTCATGGAGGCCACGCCCTCCTACTGGGAGGAGATCGTCGCCCGGCTCGACCACGTCGCGGACGACCTGGCGAGCCTGCGGCTGGCCGTCACCGGCGGCGAGACGCTGCCCGCCGCGATCCTCGACCGCTGGTTCGCCCACCTGCCCGGGGTGCCGATCCAGAACACCTACGGGCCCACCGAGACCGTCATCTCGACCGGCTCCCACCCCGTCACGGCCCCGGTCGACGGGCGCGTGCCCATCGGACGGCCCTGGGGCGCGCGGCGCGCCTACGTCGTGGACCAGCGCGACGAGCTCGTCCCGGTCAGCGTCCCCGGCGAACTGCTCGTCGGCGGGCCCGAGCTGGCGCGCGGCTACCTGGGCCGCCCGGAGCTGACGGCGCAGCGCTTCGTCCCCGACCCCTTCGGCGGACGCGGCGGGCGGCTCTACCGCACCGGGGACATCGTCCGCCGACTGCCCACCGGGGAACTGGACTTCCTCGGGCGGCGCGACGACCAGGTGAAGATCCGCGGCTTCCGCATCGAACTCGGCGAGGTGGAGGCCGTCCTGGAGCAGCACCCCGACGTGCACGCCGCCGCCGTCCTGGTCCGCGAACTCGGCGGCGACCGGGCCCTGGTCGGCTACGCCGCCGGGCGGGTCCGGGACCCCGAGGAGCTGGCCGCCTGGTGCCGCACCCAGCTGCCCGGCTACATGGTGCCCGCCGCCTTCGTGGTGCTCGACACCCTGCCCCGCACCGTGCAGGGCAAGCTCGACGCCGCCGCGCTGCCCGCGCCCGAACCGCGCCCGGCCGCCGAGTTCGTGGCGCCGCGCACCCCGACCGAGGTGGTGACCGCGCAGATCTGGGCGGAGGTGCTGGGCGTGCCGGAGGTCGGCGTGCACGACGACTTCTTCGCCCTCGGCGGCCACTCGCTGCGCGCCGTCGCCGCCGCCTCCCGCCTGCGCACCGCCTTCGACTGCCCCCTCCAGGTGCGGGACCTGTTCGAGCACCCGACCGTCGAGCGGCTGGCCGCCGAGGTCGAACGGCAGCTCGTCGACCTCATCTCGGCGATGAGCGACGACGAGATCGACCTGTCCCTGACCGCCGACCACTGA